A part of Anabas testudineus chromosome 7, fAnaTes1.2, whole genome shotgun sequence genomic DNA contains:
- the gata1b gene encoding GATA-binding factor 3 gives MSDCVQSADWSFADVTRCELSSFSSEVSPASSNILLQSPITSCDVISPYHWLDNLGCQSLSSACNPPPSSSLHSLTPSPTCLLSSAPGWNSYNDNCYPSLCSTSGDWLLPGSLSCRWGGAAEQRECVSCGTSSALLWTRDSASRHLCNTCSLQQKDNNRPLLRPKRRTTVTRRKGTHCVNCETVTTTLWRRNAAGQSVCNACGLYFKLHQVNRPLTMKKDGIQTRNRKLTNRKKKSRSDDQSGAQQSWLAPPTEDAVFDSFTQVLPCDLHTSSSCYLVPAGTVSPSTFTDAPHYSTEVPERWIHLCL, from the exons ATGTCAGACTGCGTGCAGTCAGCTGACTGGTCGTTTGCTGATGTGACTCGATGTGAACTGTCGTCGTTCAGCTCTGAG GTTAGTCCCGCCTCTTCAAACATTCTCCTCCAATCACCCATCACCTCCTGTGACGTCATCAGCCCCTATCACTGGTTGGATAACTTGGGGTGTCAGTCACTGAGCTCTGCTTGTAACCCCCCTCCTTCTTCATCCCTTCATTCTCTGACTCCGTCCCCCAcctgcctcctctcctcagcCCCTGGATGGAACAGTTACAATGACAACTGTTacccctctctctgctccacctcTGGTGATTGGCTGTTACCTGGCAGTCTGTCATGTAGGTGGGGCGGTGCGGCAG AGCAACGTGAGTGTGTGAGCTGTGGCACGAGCAGCGCCCTCCTGTGGACAAGAGACTCCGCCAGTCGTCACCTGTGCAACACCTGCAGCCtccaacagaaagacaacaacaggCCTCTGCTGAGACCCAAAAGGAGAACG acCGTGACCCGAAGAAAAGGAACTCACTGTGTGAACTGTGAGACGGTAACAACCACGCTGTGGAGGAGAAACGCTGCAGGACAATCTGTCTGCAACGCCTGTGGACTCTACTTCAAGCTTCACCAG GTCAACAGGCCGCTGACGATGAAGAAAGACGGAATCCAAACCAGAAACCGAAAACTGAccaacaggaagaagaagagcaggagcGATGACCAATCAGGGGCTCAGCAATCTTGGCTAGCCCCTCCCACTGAGGATGCCGTTTTTGACTCCTTCACACAGGTGCTGCCGTGTGACctccacacctcctcctcctgctacCTGGTACCTGCTGGAACTGTTTCTCCATCCACATTCACTGATGCTCCACACTACAGCACCGAAGTGCCTGAGAGATGGATACACCTCTGTTTGTGA